GCTCTTCTTTCTGAGTGACCAATAATTACAGTCTTTACGCCTACATTCTGTAACATATCTGCAGAGATTTCTCCTGTAAATGCTCCGCTTTCTGCATAATGCATATTTTGCGCTATAACTTCAATAGTAGAAGATTCTAAACTACGTACTGCACCAGCAAGGTTTACAAAATTTGGCGCAACCATCACCTCAGCTGTTGTATCTGGTAATTTAGCAGAAAGTTCTGCTAATAATGCTTCAGTTTCAGTACCATTCTTATTCATTTTCCAATTCCCTGCAACTATTTTACTTCTCATTTTGTTCTGTTTTCAATTATTAAATGACTAATTATATACTACTTTAATTTAAACGAAAAACTATTCTAACGTTATCGCATCTAAATCATTATAATGTTTTTTCTGTGTGATGGTACCTTTATTCAAAATTAGGACTCCTGGGTTAGAACGAACTATTGTTTTTAAGGTAGTTTGATCTGTAAAATAAAACTCAAAATTTAATTTATACTCTTTTAGCAATTTAGTCGCAAAATCTTCGCCAGAGGCAGACATGCCTATAACTTTATAGCCAGCTTTTTGCGCTTTATCTGTAAGCTCTTTTACATCTTCAAAAGCACTATACGTACTTTGTCCTAGATCATAAGCAATTACCATCATTAATTTAGGCTCTTGCAATAATTCTGTTGCATAATCTACCCCGTCTTTTTCTATGGTAAAATCATGAATTGGAGGCTCATAACCTTCTTGTACTTCTGTCGTTTCTACAGCTATAAATTCACCATCTACGGTAGGGTAGTCACCTTGAGTAACAATAATTTTTTCCTCTCCATCTACCTTGAACTTCCAAGCATAATCAAATATTGCTTTTGGCGCACCTTCTGGAGCAGACATACCTTCTTCTATATTTGCACCAATTTTATAGGGCCTAAAATCTATCGCAGGTAAATGATTAAGCACGTAATACACAAAAATTACACACGCAGCCAAAGATGCTCCTGTGACAATCCTATTAAAACTAGGATTAAAAATGGGCTGTACATACCGTTTACCTACTACTATAATAACAATAAGAATTAATAGTATTATATCTTTGGTAAAAGACTGCCAGGGTGTTAATTTTAAAGCATCACCAAAACAACCGCAATCTGTTACTTTATTAAAATAAGCCGAATAAAAAGTCAAGAACGTAAAGCCAATAATCATGACTAATAAACTATACATAGTAAACCTTTGCCTAAACCCTATTAGGAGTAGAACACCTAACAAGACTTCCAAAATCACCACAAAAATTGCAATTTTTAACGCATGTGGCTCAAAAAACGGCATATTTAAAACGCCGAAACTAAAATACTCTTCCAACTTAAATGAAAACCCTACAGGATCATTTAATTTTATAAAACCACTAATTATAAATAATATTCCTACAACTGTTCTACAGAACCCAACCAAGTACTTCATGTAATTATTTAGAATTTAATGTTAAATGTATCATAGCAAATACTGCATAGTTTACCATATCTTGGTAATTAGCATCAATACCTTCACTCACTAAAGTTTTCCCTTTGTTATCTTCAATTTGCTTAACACGTAATAATTTTTGTAAAATTAAATCTGTTAAAGAGCTTACACGCATTTCTCTCCATGCTTCTCCGTAATCATGATTTTTATTTTCCATCAGTGTTTTAGTAATGTTTACGTGGGCATCAAATAACGACACTGCTTCGTCAACATTTAAATCTGGCTGATCTGCAATTCCTTTTTCTATCTGGATTAAGGCCATTATCGAATAATTAATAATTCCGATAAATTCAGATTGCTCCCCTTCTTCCACTTTCTGTACTTCATTCTCTTGAAGACTACGAATTCGTTGTGCCTTAATAAAAATCTGATCTGTTAAGGATGGTAATCTTAGAATTCGCCATGCACTACCATAATCTTTCATCTTTTTAGAAAATAAAGTGCGACATATTTCTATTACGGCATCATATTGTTCTGAGGTTTTCTGCATGTATTCTTTCTAATTTGTGTAAATTTCGTTCAAAATTTTTAATTGTTCAAGTATAGTGCTTTAAACTTGCAGTGCTATTGTAATTCTTGACTAATTCTCAATAAAAATGACCATAAACTGCAAAGGAGATCTAATTAAAATTGGAGTACCAAAAATAATGGGTGTTCTTAATACTACGCCTGATTCATTTTATGATGGAGGAAAATACAAAAATGAAACTGAAATTCTTAATCAAGTTCAAAAAATGCTTGTTGATGGAGCCACTTTCATAGATATTGGCGGATATAGCTCAAGACCTGGTGCTTTACACGTTACAGAAGAAGAAGAATTAAATAGAGTTGCACCTATAGTAGCTTTGGTACTTAAAAATTTCCCTGAGTGTAAAATTTCAATAGACACCTTTAGAAGTAAAGTAGCAGAAGCCTGCATTAATGAAGGCGCAGCAATGATTAATGATATTTCTGCAGGAAATATGGACCCTGACATGATGAACGTTGTTGCTAAACATCAAGTTCCCTACATTATGATGCATATGAAGGGAACCCCTCAAAACATGCAGAAAAACATACAATATGATAATTTACTTACTGATATTCTAAGTTATTTTGCCGAAAGAATAACTACAGCTCAAGATAAAAAAATTAATGATATTATTTTAGATCCTGGATTCGGGTTTTCAAAGACATTAGAGCAGAATTATGAATTAATGCAAAAATTAGAGCTCCTGAAAAATGCTAAAAAACCAATCTTAGTTGGTATTAGCAGAAAATCTATGATCTATAAGTTATTAAAGAGCGATGCTCAAAATGCTTTAAATGGTACGACTAGCTTACATACAATTGCTTTAATAAAGGGCGCTAACATACTCCGGGTTCATGATGTAAAAGAAGCTGCAGAATGTATTACTATAGTACAGCAATTAAAGTGCAAAAATACCTAGTTTTTGTTCATGTATTTTTCCTAATTTTACAAAAACCCTAACACTTGGATTTTTTAAGCTTTCTAGATTTTAAGATTACAGATTTAATAGACATATTACTTGTCGCTACGCTGTTATACTACATTTACAAATTGGTTCGCGGCACTGTTGCGATAAATATTTTCATTGGTATTGTTCTTGTTTGGGGTTTCTGGAAACTCACAGAGCTTTTAGAGATGAAAATGATTTCTAGTGTTATTGGCGGTTTTATGCAAGTTGGTTTAATTGCACTAATTATTGTTTTTCAGCAAGAGATAAGAAAATTTTTGCTAATGATTGGTTCTACCAATTTTGCGAATAAAAGAAAATTTATTAAACATTTCAAATTCCTGAAACAAGAAGTGACCACCATCGGCACAGATGTGGACTCACTTGTAAGTGCCTGCGACAAAATGAGTTCATCAAAAACTGGCGCTATAATAATTATTAAGAGAAGCAATTCCTTAGATTTCGTAAAATCTAGTGGCGATAAAATGTCTATTAAAATTACCCAACCTATTATTGAAAGTATTTTTTACAAAAACAGTCCATTGCACGATGGAGCTGCTGTGATTGAAGGCAATTATATTGTTGCAACCCGAGTGATACTCCCCGTATCTAACGAACGTAATATTCCATTACGCTTTGGATTAAGACACCGAGCTGCCGTTGGCATTACGGAGAAAACAGATTCTCTAGCCATTGTAGTAAGCGAAGAAACAGGAATGATTACCTATATTAAAAACGGAGAATTTGTATTATATAATGACTTAACAGAGCTTTCTAGCATGATCAAAGAAGATTTGATGTAAGTAAAAAAACCGCCAACCAACCAACCAACCAACCAACCAACCAACCAATCAACCAACCAACCAACCAATCATTTACCATCATGGAATGCAAAAACTGCACCCTTACCTTAGAAGAAAATCATAATTTTTGCGCTGATTGTGGAGCGAAAGTGGTCAGAAATAGATTGACAATTAAAAATTTATTTGGTGATTTTGCACAGCGCTATTTAAATATTGACAATACCTTCATTCGCACTTTTGGTAAATTATTTGTAGCTCCTGAAATAGTAATTCTTGGATATATTAATGGTGTTCGTAAAAAATATATGAATCCCATCTCTTATTTCACAATTGCTGTTTTCTTGGGGGGACTTTTCTTTTTCTTAGTTCAAAAATTCTTTCCTACAGCAATGGATTTTCAATTTACACAAATGAACGTTGACAGTTCCGATGCATCACAACAAATGGGATTAGAGTTTGGGAAGAAGTTTCAAGATATTACAGTTGAATATCAAAGCCTCTTTTATTTAGCAATGCTCCCTTTTCTATCCTTAATATCAAGAGTAGTTTTTTACAACAAAAAGCAATTTAATCTCAGTGAGCATTTCGTCATCAATATGTATGCGTATACACAAATGTCAATTTTAGTCAACATTTTATATATCGCAAGTATATGGAATAGCCAATGGATATATTATCTTTCAATGAGTAATGTTATTACCTTAGTTTTATACTTTTCTTATGTATATAAAAAGGCATTTCAATTATCGTTTAAGCAAATACTCTTAAAGCTTTTGTTATTTCTGGTAATTTTCGGAATACTATTCTTAGGTATTATTATTTGCGCAGTTATTTACTTGGCATTTTTTACAGACACTTTCAAAAATCTTAAAGATGCGCAGGCAATGCTGTACTAAGCCACTTCTTCTATAGAAAATTGTGCTTCATAAAGATTATTATAGTACCCACCCTTTTTAAGAAGTTCTTTGTGTGTGCCTATTTCAACAATTTTACCGGCATCCATAACAATAATCTTGTCCGCTTTTTTAATCGTTGCTAATCTATGTGCTATAATAATTGAAGTTCTACCTTCTGTAATTTTATCTGTTGCTTTCTGTATCAACTGCTCAGAATACGTATCTACAGAGGACGTTGCCTCATCTAAGACCAGAATGCTCGGGTTACTTACATACGCTCTTAAAAATGCTATGAGCTGCCTTTGTCCGCTAGATAACATAGTACCGCGCTCCTTTACATTATAATTATAACCTTCTGGTAAACTTGCTATAAATTCATGCACCCCAATTTCTCTAGCAGCAGCCTCTATTTGTGCTGTTGTTATGGCTGTATTTTTAAGTGAAATATTATTGGCAATAGTATCTGCAAAGAGAAAAACATCTTGTAACACTACCGCTATTTTAGAGCGAAGAGATGACAGTTTAAAATCTTTAATAGAGACACCATCAATAGCTATTTCTCCAGAGTTAATCTCGTAAAATCTATTTAGCAGATTGATAATAGTAGACTTCCCTGCTCCTGTGGCACCAACTATTGCTACGGTCTCTCCTGCTTTGACATTGAAAGATATTCCATGCAATACCTCTTCATCTTCTAAATACCCAAAACGAACATCCTTAAAATCAATAGCTCCTAGAATAGCTGCTTTTTCAATAGTTCCAGAATCTTCAATTTGACTTTCGGTATCTAATATTTTAAACACTCTATTAGCCGCTACCATACCCATCTGTAAGGTGTTAAACTTATCTGCAATTTGACGTAAAGGTCTAAACAACATATCAGAAAGTAAAATAAAGGCGAAAATAGCCCCGTACTCACTAGGGCCAACATTAGCTATATTTAATAATCCGCCATACCAAACAATTAAACCAATGGCTATAGAAGATACAATTTCTGCAATCGGAAAGAAAATAGAGTTATACCAAACTGTTTTTAACCATGCATCTTTATGCTTTTCGTTAATTTCTCTAAACTTTTCCTTTTCAATTTCTTCCCGGTTAAAAAGCTGAACTATTTTCATTCCAGTTATCCGTTCTTGTACAAATGAATTTAAGTTAGACACCTCAGCTCTAACCTCCGTAAAGGCAATTTTCATTGCTTTTTGAAACAATCTGGTTGCATAGGCGATAATAGGCAATAATGCAAAAACGATTAAAGCCAATTTCCAGCTTTGATACAGCATGACACCTGCCACAACAATCATTTTAAGTAAATCTGCTACAATTACAAAAAAACCCTGACTAAAGATCTCTCCTATTCGCTGCATATCTGCAACTGCTCTGGTAACCAAAACACCAATAGAGGAACTATCAAAATACTTCATCTTAAACCCTAACATGCGTTTAAACAGATCTATTCTAACATCTTTGATTACAGATTCTCCCAACCAGTTGGCATAATAATTAAACCCTAACTGACTCACTACCTGCCCAATAAGAACCGCTAGCATAGCCATTGTCATATATAATAATTTCTGACTGTCTTTCTGTGTAATTGCTTCATCAACAATATTACCAACAATTATCGCCGTCATTACAGCAAAACCTGAAAGTAAAATTGCAGCAATAGCTACCCCGTAGAAAGTAACACGATAAGGCTTTGTGTAGTTTACTAATCTTTTAAACAAGAGAAAATCAAATGCTTTTCCTGATTTATTATCCATGGTTTTTTACAATATTATCTGGGTATAAAACTGAGGTCAAATATAAGCCTTTTGCTGGGGCTGAAGCCCCTGCCTTGCTCCTATCTTTACTTTTTAATATAGCTTTAACATTGGAGATATCTATCTTACCCAAACCAACCTCTAGCAATGTACCAACTATAGCGCGCACCATATTCCTTAAAAAACGATCTGCTGTAATTGTAAAAACTAAGATTCCGTCAGTCACTTTCCATTCCGCATATTTTACATCACAATTAAACGTATTCACAGCTGTATTACTTTTTGAAAAGCACTCGAAATCTATATGTGATAAGAAAACCTGAGCAGCTTCATTCATTTTATTGATATCTAATGGATATTTAATTAAATGAGCATGGTTCGTCAAAAACGGATTTTTCTGTTGTACAATCCAATATTCATAAGTTCTAGCAACTGCATTAAATCTTGCATGCGCGTCTTCTGGAACCTGAAAAACATCCAGTATAGCAATATCTTTCGGCAAAAAAGCATTTAACCTAAACACAAAATTTTCTTTATTTGGTATTTCTTCAAAATCAAAATGAGCATACAATTCCTTTGCATGCACTCCCGCATCTGTTCTACCGGCACCCATCAAAATAATTTCGTTAGCTAATAATTTTGATAAGGCATCTTCTAAAACGCCTTGTACCGTAACGGCATTAGGTTGTTTCTGCCACCCATGATAATGTTTTCCGAAGTAAGAAAAACGAATAAAATACCTCAAAGGAATATGTTATTTTTGTGAAATACAAAGGTACTAAAGAAATACGATATTGCTTCTTCACCTCTTGGTCTGAATCACAACAACACGATGACACTAGAGAACCTTTTTTAATTTATTTTGAAATTTAACAAATGACCCGAATACTTTTACTTTCTGATACACATAGCCATATAGATGATACGATACTGAAATACGCTAAAAAAGCAGATGAAATATGGCATGCAGGTGATATTGGCACACTAGATGTTACTGATAAATTAAAAAAAATAAAACCTATCAGGGTAGTCTATGGCAATATTGACGACCATGTAGCACAAATGGAATTCCCGCTAGACAATAGGTTTATGTGCGAAGGGGTTGATGTATGGATGACCCATATTGGTGGCTATCCAAATAGATACAATCCTAGAATTCGTGAGGATATTAAGAAAAACCCGCCTAAATTATTTATTAGCGGACATTCGCATATTTTAAAAGTAATGTGGGATAAAAAACTGAATCTTTTACATATGAATCCTGGAGCATGTGGCAAACATGGTTTTCACCAAGTGCGCACAATGCTACAATTTGTTATTGACGGGAAAGAGATAAAAGATTTAGAAATAATTGAGTTAGGACAGAGAGGATAGCTGATTCTCATTAAGAATTCCTACAAAAAGAAAAACGATTGCCTTTCGACAATCGTTTTTTTTCTTTAAATTTTGACACTCAACTATTCGCAGCTATTAAGCGCTTTTGCAAATTTTGTTAAATCCTCTTTAGTATTTTTAAATGCTCCTGATTCTACATTTGCTTTTAAAGCCGCACAACCATCACCAAAGACAGCCAGTTCTTTATTAAAACCGAAAACAAAATTCTTTCCCATAGTAGATGTTCCTTCTTCAGATCCATTCAATAAAAGCACATATTCATTGGTCATGTGCTCATATAAATTAACCTTTACTCCTTCTACCAAGACTTTTGCAAATTTTAGAGAAGCATTTTCATCACCCGCTAATGAAGATTGAAAATTAATAACTTCAAAAACATCACCACTAGCTACTACCATTTTCTTAGTATTAACCGCTTCAAATACCTTAACTTCATTATCCGCTGAATCTACCAAATTAGCTACCGCACTAACGCGAGACAACTCATTAGCTGTTACCAGTGTCTGTAAGGTGTCATTTTGAGCTGTAATCAAAAAAGCAATAGACTTTTCAGAGGTATCCTCAGGTGCTTGAACAATAATTTCGGTAACCACTGGTTCATCAGAAATATCTTCGGTAATCACCTCAAAATGCCTTGTGTCCAATTCATTAAGTTTCAATTCTTCTATTAATTTATCTGCATTTGCAATAATTCTTTTTCCATCGCCTTTATCATAATCATTTGCTATAAGCTTATTGGCATATTCCTTTGCTTTTTCAGGTTGATCTAATTTTAAATACAACAACGCATTATTATAAAAACTAGCATACCTTACTTTACGCGATTTCTTGTCATCACCATTAAACCTAACAACGACATCATCAAAATAACCAACAATAGGCTTCACCTCTGCTAATAGAGTTTCTACGGGCTGATTATACTCCATCTTTTCAAAGATTTCTTTTAACCCATTACCTGCTTCTTGATGCTTTCCAAATTCCGAATGTTTTTTATTTCCTAAAATCCAGAAATTATTACCATTAGAACTGGTATAAGGCACATATCCATATAAGTAATTAACCCTACTATATATTTGATCTTCAATTTCTGAACGATGTTTTACACGATACTCATCTCGAATATTATACCTATTGTCATTATAATATTTACTCGCTGCAGAATAAGATTTAAAGCTAGAACTAACATAGTTATCTGATTCCTGATACGTATTAGAACTACTTTTTTCCGTATAAGAATTTGCTAAAGACAAGGTTGCCGAAGAGCTAAAACTTGTATGCACATTATAGTAATATTTGGTAGAGATTACTTTCCCGTCTTCATCTTTCTCCTCAACAGTTTCTTTTTCTATATTAACTTCACCAGCCTTTGTTCCATGAAAATTAAACACAAAATCTATAGTACCGTTAGTAGCCACTTTTGTAAACCCAGACAATCCAATACTTCTTGTATTGGAAGAATAGGTACGTTTGGCATCCTCTAAAATGGGGTGTGAAGGCAAATTTACGTAAGAAACTTTAAAATATTCACGATCTAAATTGGCACTTTGGGCACACAAAGTGGTGCTTATTGAAGTAAATAAAAGAAAACATAGTAGTGTTAATTTCATGAAATTTGAATTTTTGTTAAAATAATGTTAACGAATTACAACATTTAATTTAAAAAAAACAAATAAATAGTAGAAAATAAACCTTACCATTCTTAATTTTTAAACCATAAAAAACCCGGGCACTACCCCGGGTTCAACGCACTAATACTACTAAGATGTTAGGTTTAACGTAAGCGATCCACAGATTTTACAAGATCCTCATCCTTCCTAATTGCCTTGTTGGCCAAGACTAAAAAAACGATAGAAAAAATAGGAATCAGCATCCCAATACCCTTCTCAGAAACCGAAATTTCTCCAGATAAGTTTAGCGATCGATAAACGAAAAATCCTAGTAAAAAAAGGTTCAATATCATATTCAATCTGTTTGCTACAAATTGGTTTTGTCTTTTTTTATATAACCCTACACTCACTAAAGCTAATATCGCCGAAACAAAAAATGCTCCAGAGATTAAAACATCATCTTTGGCAAAAATTTCCTTTCCTTCAATATCCGACCATAGGTTTACCCAAAACGGTAAAGCAGCCGTCAATAGTATAACGATTAGTAAATATAATGTTTGGATTCTTTGAATCATTCTTTAAATTATAATTTAAGACTGCAAAATAAGCGTCTTTTTAAGAAATATCAATGAAATATTGAAAATAATTTGTAATATTGTCTCGCAGTACCATAACACTCACCAATATTTAGGACATCGTTCCGTTAATTTTCAAGATCACAATACACTTCATATTTTCATAGAGACGTATAATTTATTCAATTATTAATGTTTGAAATTTCAGATTTAAAATCAAAAAAGCTTCCTGAGCTTCAGGAAATAGCCAATGGTTTAAAAGTACCAAAGTACAAAACCTTAAAAAAACTAGACTTAGTTTATCAAATTTTAGATGTGCAAGCTGCCAATCCTAAAGTTGTACAAGCTACACTAAGTACTACTACTCCCGAAGTAGCAGAAAAACCTAAACCTGCTAAAGTTGCACGGCCTAAAAAACCGAGAATAACGGCTAAAACAGAGAAAACAGAAGAACCTACTGTTGAAAAAGCGGTAGAAAGCATTCCTAAAAAGCCAAATCCGAGGCCCAATAAGCCAAACCCGAGGCCAGTAGTTGCAAAGGAAGTTCCTAACAAATCTATTGAGGAAAGACCTACCAAAGAGGCTCCTAAAGAAGCTAGAGCTCCGCACCCAAAAAATACAAAGGCTCCAGCTCCAAATCAGAAAAAGGAGTTTCAAAAAAAGACACCTGTTCATACCAATCAGAACAACAACAATCCAAATCAGAATAACCCCAATCAAAATAATCCGAATCAAAACAAACCTAATCCTCGTCCAAAACAGGAGAAGAATAACAATTTTGATAAAGATTTAAAAAATAGGTATAAAGAGCCAGAATACGAATTTGATAGCATTATTGCTAGTGAAGGAGTTTTAGACATTATGCAAGATGGCTACGGTTTCTTGCGCTCGTCTGATTACAACTATTTATCATCACCTGATGATATTTATGTTTCTCAATCTCAAATACGTTTATTTGGATTAAAAACTGGGGATACCGTTTTAGGAAATGTTCGTCCACCAAAAGAGGGAGAAAAATATTTTCCTTTAATTAAAGTGAACAAAATTAATGGGATAGACCCACAAGTAGTACGTGATCGTGTTGCTTTTGAGCACTTAACTCCATTATTCCCGCAAGAAAAATTTAACTTATCAGAAAGACAAGGTACAATCTCCACACGGATTATCGACTTATTCTCTCCTATCGGAAAAGGACAAAGAGGTATGATTGTATCGCAACCTAAATCTGGTAAAACTATGTTGCTTAAAGATATCGCAAACGGTATTGCAGCAAACCACCCAGAAGTTTATCAAATTATATTACTAATTGACGAACGCCCTGAAGAAGTTACAGACATGCAACGTAATGTACGTGGCGAAGTTGTAGCATCTACTTTTGACAAAGAACCTACAGAACACGTTAGAGTTGCTAATATTGTTTTAGAGAAAGCAAAAAGACTTGTAGAATGTGGTCATGACGTGGTTATCTTATTAGATTCTATAACACGTTTAGCACGTGCATACAACACCGTACAGCCGCCATCCGGAAAAGTATTAAGTGGTGGTGTAGATGCAAACGCATTACACAAACCAAAACGTTTCTTTGGTGCTGCACGTAACATAGAAGGCGGAGGATCATTATCTATTATTGCAACCGCCTTAACAGAAACAGGTTCTAAAATGGATGAAGTCATCTTTGAAGAATTTAAAGGTACCGGTAACATGGAACTACAATTAGATCGTAAGATTGCTAATCGCAGAATATTCCCTGCTATTGACCTTACCTCTTCTAGCACACGTAGAGATGATTTATTACTAGATGAAACTACCATACAGCGTATGTGGATTCTGCGTAAATACCTTGCAGACATGAACCCTATTGAAGCTATGGAGTTTATTGAACAACGTATTAAACAAACAAAAAATAATGAAGAATTTTTAATGACAATGAGTCAGTAAAATCAACTTTCTTTTAAATATTTAAAACCCAATGAAAATTTCATTGGGTTTTTTATTTCCTTTATTTTCAAGGATATACCTATTTCATTGGATGAATTAATAGCGTTTAGCATTCAATTTCTCAATTATTTCAAATATATTTACAACGCACAAAAAGTACAATCCCCTCTACGACTTAAATGCAAGTAAATTTTATAACCCTAAAAACTACAACCGATGACATGTAAAAAAAACTTGGGATTGTTATTCATTGCTTTCTCTTTACTCGTAAGCTGTAATTCTGAAAAAAAACCGACAACTCCTGATGCTGAGCCAACGCGCAAAGAGCAACACGAAGAAACCACAAATGAAGTAAAAGCTCCCGAAAAAATTATCAGTATTACAGAAGCTAAAGAAGATTACGACAATTACACTAAAAAAAGAGCTAACCTAATTGAAGCCACAGAAGAACCTTTAGAAGATGGGTCTAAATTTATAGCTTCCCGCTATGGTGATTACGACATAGAGACCGTAAAAAACTATATTGCTTACGTAGAGCAAGAAGCAAAAGAAGCAGGGGTTAAAGTAGAAACCTTACGTTTTTATTTCTCCACCTATCCTGCTAAAAAAGAATCTTCTGATCACAAAGAGGTAAAACACCCGCGCCAAAATTCGTTTTTCATCCTTCCAACAATGAAAGTTGACGCCATGAATATGGGTTTTTATATTAAAGATTTAGGCGATGGCAAAAAAGAAGCTGCTTTGATACGTGACTACCCAGGAATCCTAGACAGCAAAATGGGAGATACTCATAAGAAAACGAATAAATCTTATGCCTCGTTTATACCCACAACTACAGCTGCGCCTATAATGTTTTCAGACCAAAGTTTGATTATGAACAAAACAACAATGGGTCCACCTCCCTATGATTCTGATTTTAATTGATTAGTATAAATAAAACATTTTGTTAAAAGAAATATTACTTTATCCTCCTCTGCAAATTTACTTTGTAACATTGATAATTACCATTTTTAGATAC
This genomic stretch from Cellulophaga algicola DSM 14237 harbors:
- a CDS encoding BT_3928 family protein: MKYLVGFCRTVVGILFIISGFIKLNDPVGFSFKLEEYFSFGVLNMPFFEPHALKIAIFVVILEVLLGVLLLIGFRQRFTMYSLLVMIIGFTFLTFYSAYFNKVTDCGCFGDALKLTPWQSFTKDIILLILIVIIVVGKRYVQPIFNPSFNRIVTGASLAACVIFVYYVLNHLPAIDFRPYKIGANIEEGMSAPEGAPKAIFDYAWKFKVDGEEKIIVTQGDYPTVDGEFIAVETTEVQEGYEPPIHDFTIEKDGVDYATELLQEPKLMMVIAYDLGQSTYSAFEDVKELTDKAQKAGYKVIGMSASGEDFATKLLKEYKLNFEFYFTDQTTLKTIVRSNPGVLILNKGTITQKKHYNDLDAITLE
- a CDS encoding DUF1599 domain-containing protein yields the protein MQKTSEQYDAVIEICRTLFSKKMKDYGSAWRILRLPSLTDQIFIKAQRIRSLQENEVQKVEEGEQSEFIGIINYSIMALIQIEKGIADQPDLNVDEAVSLFDAHVNITKTLMENKNHDYGEAWREMRVSSLTDLILQKLLRVKQIEDNKGKTLVSEGIDANYQDMVNYAVFAMIHLTLNSK
- the folP gene encoding dihydropteroate synthase, which translates into the protein MTINCKGDLIKIGVPKIMGVLNTTPDSFYDGGKYKNETEILNQVQKMLVDGATFIDIGGYSSRPGALHVTEEEELNRVAPIVALVLKNFPECKISIDTFRSKVAEACINEGAAMINDISAGNMDPDMMNVVAKHQVPYIMMHMKGTPQNMQKNIQYDNLLTDILSYFAERITTAQDKKINDIILDPGFGFSKTLEQNYELMQKLELLKNAKKPILVGISRKSMIYKLLKSDAQNALNGTTSLHTIALIKGANILRVHDVKEAAECITIVQQLKCKNT
- a CDS encoding diadenylate cyclase, translating into MDFLSFLDFKITDLIDILLVATLLYYIYKLVRGTVAINIFIGIVLVWGFWKLTELLEMKMISSVIGGFMQVGLIALIIVFQQEIRKFLLMIGSTNFANKRKFIKHFKFLKQEVTTIGTDVDSLVSACDKMSSSKTGAIIIIKRSNSLDFVKSSGDKMSIKITQPIIESIFYKNSPLHDGAAVIEGNYIVATRVILPVSNERNIPLRFGLRHRAAVGITEKTDSLAIVVSEETGMITYIKNGEFVLYNDLTELSSMIKEDLM
- a CDS encoding DUF3667 domain-containing protein; translated protein: MECKNCTLTLEENHNFCADCGAKVVRNRLTIKNLFGDFAQRYLNIDNTFIRTFGKLFVAPEIVILGYINGVRKKYMNPISYFTIAVFLGGLFFFLVQKFFPTAMDFQFTQMNVDSSDASQQMGLEFGKKFQDITVEYQSLFYLAMLPFLSLISRVVFYNKKQFNLSEHFVINMYAYTQMSILVNILYIASIWNSQWIYYLSMSNVITLVLYFSYVYKKAFQLSFKQILLKLLLFLVIFGILFLGIIICAVIYLAFFTDTFKNLKDAQAMLY
- a CDS encoding ABC transporter ATP-binding protein, giving the protein MDNKSGKAFDFLLFKRLVNYTKPYRVTFYGVAIAAILLSGFAVMTAIIVGNIVDEAITQKDSQKLLYMTMAMLAVLIGQVVSQLGFNYYANWLGESVIKDVRIDLFKRMLGFKMKYFDSSSIGVLVTRAVADMQRIGEIFSQGFFVIVADLLKMIVVAGVMLYQSWKLALIVFALLPIIAYATRLFQKAMKIAFTEVRAEVSNLNSFVQERITGMKIVQLFNREEIEKEKFREINEKHKDAWLKTVWYNSIFFPIAEIVSSIAIGLIVWYGGLLNIANVGPSEYGAIFAFILLSDMLFRPLRQIADKFNTLQMGMVAANRVFKILDTESQIEDSGTIEKAAILGAIDFKDVRFGYLEDEEVLHGISFNVKAGETVAIVGATGAGKSTIINLLNRFYEINSGEIAIDGVSIKDFKLSSLRSKIAVVLQDVFLFADTIANNISLKNTAITTAQIEAAAREIGVHEFIASLPEGYNYNVKERGTMLSSGQRQLIAFLRAYVSNPSILVLDEATSSVDTYSEQLIQKATDKITEGRTSIIIAHRLATIKKADKIIVMDAGKIVEIGTHKELLKKGGYYNNLYEAQFSIEEVA
- the truA gene encoding tRNA pseudouridine(38-40) synthase TruA, yielding MRYFIRFSYFGKHYHGWQKQPNAVTVQGVLEDALSKLLANEIILMGAGRTDAGVHAKELYAHFDFEEIPNKENFVFRLNAFLPKDIAILDVFQVPEDAHARFNAVARTYEYWIVQQKNPFLTNHAHLIKYPLDINKMNEAAQVFLSHIDFECFSKSNTAVNTFNCDVKYAEWKVTDGILVFTITADRFLRNMVRAIVGTLLEVGLGKIDISNVKAILKSKDRSKAGASAPAKGLYLTSVLYPDNIVKNHG
- a CDS encoding metallophosphoesterase family protein, which produces MTRILLLSDTHSHIDDTILKYAKKADEIWHAGDIGTLDVTDKLKKIKPIRVVYGNIDDHVAQMEFPLDNRFMCEGVDVWMTHIGGYPNRYNPRIREDIKKNPPKLFISGHSHILKVMWDKKLNLLHMNPGACGKHGFHQVRTMLQFVIDGKEIKDLEIIELGQRG
- a CDS encoding DUF4293 domain-containing protein, whose product is MIQRIQTLYLLIVILLTAALPFWVNLWSDIEGKEIFAKDDVLISGAFFVSAILALVSVGLYKKRQNQFVANRLNMILNLFLLGFFVYRSLNLSGEISVSEKGIGMLIPIFSIVFLVLANKAIRKDEDLVKSVDRLR